From Halorientalis litorea:
GCCGCGTCGAGTTTTTCCTCGTCGACGCTGTCTCCGCCGTCACCGCCCAAGCCGAGGGCGTTCGTGAGCGTGTCCACGATACCCCCGTTGTCGTTGCGCCCACCGCCCGGCCCCCCCGCAATTCCCGCCGGTCCCTGACCGAGGTTCTCCAGTTCCGGGAGGACGCTCGGGAGGTCGCTAGTGTCTGCGACCAGGGTCGCCCTGTCGGGGTCGTCCGGGTGTTCTATCTCGAACTCGACTGCCGTCATGACGAGGCCCCACTGCTGGTTGTCGAACCGTGACTGTGTGACGCGCTCGGCGAACTCTTGGTCGACGGTCATTCGGTCGCCGACGATGCGGTCGGTCCAGCGGTCGGTCATACGTCGGCGTAGGTACCCCTCCGGTATCAGCGTTGTCCGAGAACGAAACGACGATAGACGGCGAGACGTGCCACCCCCAGTGGCATGGGTCCCCACCCATAGTCGCGTCCCCACGTCGCGGCCCGCAATGCACCTCGGTTCTGAGCCCCACCCCAGTACCGAAGTAGCGAATAGTTGTAATCACCCCTAGGGGGCTGATGTTTTCGCCGGTCATTCACGGTTGTTTAAGACAGATACTGCTGTCGACCGTCACGAGCTTACACACGGACCGGCGAGAAACTGGGTTTTCAGGTCGACAAAAAACAGATGGCGGGTTACAGTTCGCCGAGGTCGACGGACTCGTCGCCGTCCAGCACGTGTACGTCGGCGTCGCTTCCGGTTCCAGCGACTTCGTTCACGAAGTCCTGCACGTCGATTTCGATGGGCGGGAACGTGTCGTAGTGCATCGGGAACGCGTGGTCGGCGTCGACCCAGTCGACGGCGATAGCCGCCTGCATCGGCCCCATCGTGAAGTGGTCACCACAGGGGACGGCGACGGCGTCGGGTTCGAGGTACGGGCCGATGACGTCGCGCATCTCGGTCATCAGGCTCGTGTCGCCCGCGTGGTAGAACGCCGTCGAGTCCTCGTCGCTGACCTGCGTGGGCTTGGTGTCGCTGATGACGTAGCCAGCGGGGACGCCGGCGTCGTGTTCGTAGCCCGTGTTGATGCCGTTGGTGTGCTGGGCCTGATGCATCGTCACGTAGGCGTCGCCACACTCGATGGTCCCGCCGAGGTTCATCCCGATGGTGTCGTCGGCACCGTGTTCGTCCTCGATGAATCCGGTCAACTCGGGTGTGCCGACGATGGTCGCGTCGGTGAACTCGCCGGCGTGGGCGATGTGGTCGGCGTGCCCGTGTGTCAACAGCACGTAGTCCGGGGCGTCCACGTCACTCGGGTCCAGCGACGTGTGTGGGTTGTCGAAGAATGGGTCGATGAGCAGGTCCGTGTCGCCGACTGTGACGTACCACGTCGAGTGGCCGTGCCAAGTGAGTTCCATAGCATCCCGTGGTTCGTCCGTGGACCACTTAATGATACGTGGACAGCGTGACCCGATGGGTACCCGTCAGGTCTGTCAAACTGCCGTACGGAGATGATAGGAGACGTGTAAACGCTTATCCGTATCCGTCGTGTCCCGAAGGTCATGAAGCGAGTTCGGTTCCGCGACACGGCCGGGAACGTCCGCGGCGGCCGCTGGACCGTCGAGGACGGCGAGGAACGCGTCACTGCGGCGGCAGGTCCCTACGGGCGCATCTCCTTCGGTGACGAGACGTTCTCACCGGCGGAAGTCGAGATTCTGCCACCGTGTGAACCCACGAAAATCGTCTGCGTCGGCCTGAACTACGCGGACCACGCCGACGAGCAAGGCAAGGAGATACCGGACCGCCCCCTCCTGTTCCTGAAGCCGCCGAACACCGTCGCCAGCCACGGCCAACACGTCACCCTCCCTGCGGGCAAGGAGCGACTCGACCACGAGGCGGAACTGGGCGTCGTCATCGGCGAGCGGTGTAAGGACGTGAGCGCGTCGGCCGCCACCGACGTCATCTCGGGGTACACCTGTGTCAACGACCTCTCGAACCGCGACGACCAGCGCGTCGAACAAAACTGGGTCCGCGGCAAGGCCTTCGACAACGCCGCCCCCATCGGCCCGCTCATCGCCACGCCGGAACACGTCCCCGAGGACGCGACCATCGAGTGCCGAGTCAACGGCGAGACCACCCAGTCGTCGTCCCGCGACCAATTCATCTTCTCGGTGCCGGAACTCATCGAAGAGATTACGACGTACATGACCCTCGAACCCGGCGACATCGTATCGACGGGGACACCCGCCGGCGTCAGCCCCCTCTCAGACGGCGACGAAGTGGAAGTCGAAATCGAAGGCATCGGCACGCTCCGCCACACCGTCGAGATTCCCTGACTGGCTCCGTCCCCGGACAGCAAGACATAAGTTTAGGTTCACCTAATCCCGGACAACCATGGAGTTGTCCCGCCGGGACGCGCTCGTCGCGCTGGCCAGCGCGGGCATCGCCGTCGGTGGCATCGCCACGCTGTCGGCCGACCGGGACCCCCCTGCCGTCGCGGACGATGGTCCCGACGCCGAGGCGATTCTCTCGACGCTCACCACGGTCGCAGGCGTCGTCTACCCCTCCGCTGTCGCGAACGTGGACACGTTCGTCGAGTCCTACGCGGCCGAACGGCTCCGTCGCCGTCCCGCGTACCGCGAAGGGGCACGGGCGACCGTTTCGGACCTCGACGACTACGTCGCCGTCCACACCGACAGCGAGCGGTACGCCGACTTGGACACAGCCACCGCAGAAGCCATCCTCCACCGCCTCGGCGTCGATTCGGCCGCCCCGGAGCGGGCGGGGTCGATTTCCGGTCGCGTCCGTTACTATCTGGTCAACGACTTGCTGTTCGCGCTCTACGCCTCGCCGACCGGCGGCGAACTCGTCGGCATCGAGAACCCACAGGGCCACCCCGGCGGGCGGACCCACAGTAGGAGGCCGGAATGACCGACCGCACGCCGAGCGAGCGCGCGGACGCTTGCGTGGTCGGGTCGGGACCGGCGGGCGCGCTCGTCGCCCACCGACTCGCCAGCGATGGCTACGACGTGGTGGTCCTCGAAGCGGGGCCGCGCTTCTCCCGTGACAGCCGCGAGGAGCGGATGGAGCGTGCCGTCCGGCCGGTCGACGGCGACCCCGACGTGTGGGACGTCGGCGGCGAACGCGACGCCTACAGGTCGACCGGCCGTCGGTTCTACCCGCTGAACGCCGCCCGCGTCAAGGGCGTCGGCGGGACGACGCTCCACTGGCAGGGGATGGTGATGCGGTACCACGAGGCCGACTTCGAGCGGACGACGCCCGACGGCGCGACGTGGCCCATCGACTACGCCGACCTCAGGCCGTACTACGCCGAGGCGGAGGCGGCGTTGGGCGTCGCTGGGGCGAGCGACAACCCGTTCGCGCCGCCCCGCGAGGAGCCGTACCCGCTCCCGCCGTTCGAGCCGTCGTACAGCGACTCCCTGTTCGCCGAGGCCTGCGAGCGACTGGGGGTCGTGACCCACTCCGTCCCCAACGCCCGCAACTCTGAGGGCTACGACGGCCGGTCGGCCTGCGTCGGCTACGGCACCTGCCAACCGGTCTGTCCCTCCGGCGCGAAGTACGACGCGAGCGTCCACGTTCGGAAGGCCGAGAACGAGGGTGCCCGGGTCGTCGACCGAGCGCCCGTCCAGCGACTCGAAACCGACGGTGACGGCCGCGTCGAGACGGCCGTCTACGCCACGCCGGACGGGGCCGAACACCGCCAGACGGCACGCCAGTTCGTGCTGGCCTGTGGCGGCGTCGAGACGCCGCGGCTCCTCCTGCTCTCACAGTCGTCGGACCACCCCGACGGCCTCGCCAACTCCTCGGGTGCGGTGGGCCGGTACTTCATGGACCACTGCTATGCGGGTGCGGACGGCCGACTGGACGAGGAGACACGGCAGAACCACGTCGGGTTCATCACGACCGAATGCCACCAGTTCTACGACGACCCCGGCCGGGCCACGCAGGGCACCGACGGGTCGGTGCCGAGAAGCGACGCCGACCTCTCGCCCATCAAACTGGAGTTCCTGAACTACGCCGGTCCCTCGCCCGTCGAAATGGCTCTGTCGGGCGAGGAGTGGGGCGACGACCTGCGGGACACGTTAGAAGCGGCCTACGGCGACCACGTGGGGATGGGCGGCCTCGTCGGGCAGACGCCGCGACCGGAGAACCGCGTCACGCTCGATACCTCGACGACCGACGACCACGGGAACCCCGTCCCGGACGTGCAGTGGTCACTCGACGCCCGGACCCGCCGGAGCATCGAGCGGGCCAACGAGATACAGACGCGCGTCTTGACGGAGATGGGCGCGCGGGCGGTCAGCACCGTCGGTCCCGACGAAACAGGGCCGGCGTACCACCACATGGGGACGACGCGGATGGGCGAGGACCCCGAGAAGAGCGTCGTGGACGCGCGCCTCCGGACCCACGACGTGGCGAACCTCTCCATCGCGTCCAGCAGCGTGTTCGTCACGAGCGGCGCGCTGAACCCGACGCTGACCATCGCGGCACTTGCGTTGAAAACGGCCGACCACGTCCGTGCGGACCTCTAGACGCCCGACAGCAGGAGACCGGCGTCCACGAGCAGGAGGAGCGCGAGGCCGGACGCGGCGAGGAAGAACGGGCGGCCCTTCCGTGCGGGTTCGCGGAGTTTCCGCTCGGCGAGGCCGTCGCTGATTTTGCTGGTGCCCACCTCGATGACGCCCGCGAGGAGGAACCAGATGACGAGCATCGCGATGACCAGATAGCCGCGTGTCGACCCGGTGAGAGACTCGACGGTGTAGAGGTTCCCCGCGAGGTGCCCACCGGTCAGGAAGAGGACGAGCGCGCTGACCCGCGAGAGCGTCAAGAATCGGCTCACGATGTGGGCGAACGGTTCGTTATCGATGTCGCCACTCCGGGCGATGGGGAGGACACCGTAGGTCACGAACAGGACGCCGCCGGTCCAGACGGCGGCGAACAGCATGTGTACGACGTAGCCGATGGTGATGTCGACCGAAGCCATTGGCGAGTGGTCGGGTGTCCGGGTCTTGAAACGTTCGACTCGTGGTAGCCGTACCGTGTGGGCACGCTTAAGAAGCGCGCGCGGTTTTCCCCGTACATGCAACCACGGGACCTCTCCGCCCACACCGTCTATCGCGCAGGCCGTGGCGTCGAGGAGGTCGCCCGCGACCTCGACCTCGACCCCGACGACCTCGTGAAACTCTCCTCGAACGAGAACGTCCTCGGTCCGAGTCCGAAGGCGGTCGACGCCATCCGCGACCACGCCGACACGGTCCACGTCTACCCGAAGGCCTCTCACACGGACCTCATCGAAGGCCTCGCAGACCGTTGGGACCTCGCGCCCGAGCAGGTCTGGGCCGCCAACGGCGGCGACGGCGTCCTCGACTGTCTCTCCCGCGCACTCCTCCACCCGGAGGAACGCGTCCTCATCCCGAACCCGGGGTTCGCCTACTACGGGATGAGTGCCCGCTACCACCACGGCGAGGTCAGCGAGTACACGCTCGACCGTGCGGACGGGTTCACACAGACGGCCGCGAACGTCCTCGACGAGTACGACGGTGAGCGAATCGTCGTCGTCACCAGCCCCCACAACCCCACCGGGTCCGTGATGCCCCTCGACGAGGTAGAAGCCCTCGCCGAGGCCACCGACGAGGAGACGCTCGTCCTCGTCGACGAAGCGTACGGCGAGTTCACGGACGTGCCGAGCGCGGTGTCGCTCGTCCGCGAACGCGACGACGTGGCCGTCCTGCGAACGTTCTCGAAGGCCTACGGGCTGGCAGGGATGCGGCTCGGCTACGGCCTGATTCCCGCGGACTGGGCCGACGCCTACGGCCGGGTCCACACGCCGTTCGACACGGGGGAACTCGCCTGTCGGGCGGGGCTGGCGGCACTGGCGGACGACGACCACCTCGAACGGAGCGTCGAGATGGTCGAGCGCGCTCGGGAGTACCTCTACGAGGCACTCGACGCGCCGACGTGGGAGAGCCACGGGAACTTCGTCCTCGCAGATGTCGGGGACGGGAGTGCGGTCGCCGAGGCCGCCCAACGCGAGGGCGTCATCGTCCGCGACTGCGGGAGTTTCGGCCTGCCGGACTGCATCCGGGTTACCTGCGGAACCGACGAACAGATGGAACGCGCGGTGTCAGTCCTCAACGAGGTGACCGACGGGTGAGAGTCGCCGTCACCGGGACGCCCGGCACGGGCAAGACCACCGCCACGGACCGCGTCGAGACGGCCCTCAACGTGGTTCACCTCTCGGACGTCATCGACCGCGAGGGCTTGGTCACCGGCACCGACGAGGAACGCGACACCCAAGTCGTCGACGTGGACGCCCTCCGGGAGTGGTTCGAGGGACAGACCGACGTCCTCGTCGAGTCACACCTCGCCCACGAACTCCCGGTCGACCGGGTCGTCGTCCTGCGCTGTCACCCCGAGGAGTTGGAGCGACGCCTCCGAGAGCGCGACGAACCCGCGGCGACGGTCACGGAGAACGCCGAGAGTGAGGCCTTGGACGTGATTCTCTCGGCGGCCGTCGACCGGCACGGACTGGAGCACGTCTACGAAGTGGACGCGACTGACCGCACGCCCGACGAGGTGGCCGCCGAGATAGCGCGTGTGGTCGCGGGCGAGCGCGAACCGAGTGCCGGCGACGTTTCCTACATCGACTACCTATGACGCTCGACCGGTTGCGGCCGCTGGCCGACAAGATGCTCGCGCCGTTCGTGACCGCCGCGGCCCGTCTCGGTCTGACGCCCAACGCGGTGAGCGTCGTCGCGTTCCTGTTGGCAGTCGGCGCGGGCGTCGCGTTCGGGTTCGCGGGCGACGCCGTCGTCTACTACGCCGTCGGTGCCTTCCTCGTGTTCTGTAACGGCTGGTTGGACCTCGTGGACGGCGCGCTGGCCCGACGGTTGGAAATCGAGTCCGACGCCGGTGACCTCCTCGACCACGCGCTGGACCGCTACGCGGACATCGCCATCATCGTCGGTCTCGCGGCCGGTATCGGTCGGTACCCCCTCGGCCTCGCGGCGGTGACGGGCGTGTTGATGACCTCGTATCTCGGCACCCAGTCACAGGCCGTTGGACTGGACCGCGTGTACGGGGGGGTACTCGGCCGTGCGGACAGGCTGGCACTCACGGGGCTGGCGGCCGTCCTCGCGGCGGCGGCCCCCGGCAGCGTGTACGGACTGACCGTCGTCGGGTGGTTGCTCGTCGTGTTCGCCGTCGTCGGGCACCTCACCGCGCTCCAGCGGTTCCGTGGCGCGTTCCGGGCACTCTCCTGACGGCCGACTGGCGTACGATTTATGCCCGGGCGTGGTCAAACGACGGTATGGTCCAGTGTGAGATGTGCGGAGCCGATACGGCCTCGCCGAACACCGTGAAAGTCGAGGGAGCCGAACTCGACGTGTGCGACGACTGTGCCGACTTCGGCACGGAGGTCCGCACCGAGAGCAGTTCGAGTTCCTCGACGAAGTACTCCACGGGCAGTTCCTCCGGGAGCAGTTCGGGGTCAGGGTCGTCCGGGTCCGCGAGTGGGGGGACGAGTTCGGGGTCCGGCGGCGGCCGCCGCAGGGACATGTTCGACGAGATGGACGAAGTCGCTCAAGACTACGACCAGCGCATCCGGACGGCCCGCGAGAGCCGCGGGCTGAGTCAGGAGGAACTCGCCAAGGAACTCAACGAGAAGGCGAGCCTCATCCGGAAACTCGAACAGGGAGACACCCTCCCGAGCGACGGCGTCCAGCAGAAGCTAGAGAGCGAACTCGGCATCACCCTCACCGAGGGTGGGGGCTCCGCGGACGACACGGAGTGGAGCGGCGGCTCCTCGGACGGCGAGTACACGCTCGGCGACGTGGTCCAGCGCAAGGACTCCTGACTCCGTCTCGCAATCTATTTTGCCCGCGGGCGTCGCTCTTCCAGCATGTTCGTTCTCGTCAACCTGAAGGCCTACCCGTGTGACCCGGTCGCCGTCGCGAAAGCGGCCCACGCCGTCGGCGAAGCGACGGGCGTCCGCATCGCCATCGCCCCGCAGGCGGCCCACCTCGCCGCCGTCGCCGAGACCGGCGTCGAGACGTGGGCCCAACACGTCAGTCCCGTCGACCACGGAAGCCACACCGGGTCGACCCTCGCAGAGGCGGCCGCCGACGCCGGTGCGACCGGGACGCTCCTGAACCACTCGGAGAACCGACTCAAACTGGCCGACATCGACGGGAGTCTGGCGGCCGCCGACCGCGCCGGCCTCGAAACGGTCGTGTGTGCGAACAACCCCGCACAGGTCGGTGCCGCCGCGGCACTCGGCCCCGACGCCGTCGCCGTCGAACCCCCCGAACTCATCGGAACCGGGACGCCGGTCAGCAAGGCGGACCCGGACGTGGTTCGAGACGCCGTCGACGCGGCGGCGGCCGCCGACGAGTCCGTCGACGTGTTCTGCGGCGCGGGCATCTCGACCGGTGCGGACGTGACAGCGGCAGAGGAGTTGGGTGCCGGCGGGGTCCTCCTGGCCAGCGGTGTCGCGAAGGCCGAGGACCCGCGGGCGGCACTGGAGAATCTGGTCGAACCGCTCGTCTGAGGAGACGACGACGAGAGCGCGACGGAGAACGCTACTCCTTGACGAACGCCGTCTCGATGTCGGTGACGAGCGCGTCCAGCACCGCGTCGTCGGGCGTCTCCGCGCACTCCTCGGCGACGAGGTCGGCGAGACGGTACTCGTAGTGGCCGCGGCCCACGTGTTCGACGAAGCCGTGCGTGCGGAGCGTCCGGTTGTGGGCGTAGGCCTTCGTCCGGTCGCCCTTGCCGCCGCCGGCGAAGTGGGCGTCGAGTGGTTTCGCCGGCCCTTCCGAGCGGTAGTACCGGAGCATCCCCTGCTCGCGTGGTTGCATCGACTCGACGACACTGCGGAGTTGCTCGGCCACCTCGCGCTGTGCTTCGGTCGGGATGGCGGGTTCGGTCGGCGGGTCCACCGCCTCGGCGACCGTCGCCTCGCCGACGCCGTCGCCCTCGGCGGTGACCGTCGCCATCGCCGCCATCATCTCGTCGTCGCTCGCCGCGTCGTCCTCGGGAGCGGTGCCGTTGCCCGCGTTCGGGGGCGGTGCTGTCTCGCCTCCGGTGACCGCTACATCGTCGGTCTCGGCCGGCGCGTCGTCACGACGGGTCCGCTGGCGTCGCTCGCGCATCCGCTCCTGTTCGGTCTTGCCGGGGTTCGTGCCGTCGACGGTATCGAGCAGGGCGTCGACGAACTGGTCGGCCATCCGACTCATGTCGCGGGCGTCCTGCAGTTCCGTCTCCAACTCCGCGATGCGGGAGTTCTTCTCGTCCAACTGTTCGCGGAGTTCCTGAATCCGGTCCTCGGTCCGCTGTTTCTCGTCGCTTATCTCCTCCAGTTCCGAGACGAGGTCGGAACTGACGGACTTGAGGTCCGGGCGGTCCACGTCTTCGAGGCCGGGTGTCGCGCCGGCGTCGAACGTCTGCTTGCGCTGGAACTTGACCCGCCGGACGCTCTCGGACCAGTCGGTCATCATGAACGCCTCACCGTCGTCCAAGTCCTCGACGGCGTCGGCGTACGTGCCGTCGAGGATGCGTCTGACGACCTTGGTGTCGTTGTTCCACGTCAGTCTGTGCCACACCAACCAGTCGCACTGCGTGATGAAGTCCTTCTTCACGTCGGCGGGTCGCTGGCTGATGCCGACGATGCCGAGGCCGTGTTTGCGCCCGCGCTTCCCGATTTTGATGAGCATCTTCCCGCACTCGCCGACGCTGCCCTTCTCGGGTATCCACTCGTGGCACTCCTCGACCAGCATGAGGAACGGCTGTTTCAGTTTCTTCTCCTTGGCGAACAGTTGTTTGGCGGTTTCGGTCAGGAGTTCGCCAGCCACGTCCTCGTCGAGGAACGAGGACACGTCGAGGATGATGGGGACGTTCTGTTCGAGCGCGAGCGAGGCGATTTTCTCGGCGTGTTCCACCGTCACCTGGATGTCACACTCGTCGTCACCGCCGACGTGGAGTATCTCGTACTCCTCTTTGAGCCCGTAGTACTCGCCGTCGATGTCGACGATGAGGATGCCAAAGCCCGCATCGAGCAGTTTCTCGGCGACGACGCTCGCGGAGTTGGACTTGCCCGACCCGGACTTTCCGGTGATGAAGCCCCGTCCCGTCAGTATCTCGACCACCGGTAGGTCGACGGCCGTGTCGGGTTGACTCCCCAGCGGCGGCCCGTCGCTCAGGTTCGCCACAGTGATACGCTCTGTCTCGTCTCCCATACGTGGCCCAAAGAGGTACCTCTGCACACATAATCGTCAGTCAGCCACCTGTCAGACGAACGGTGACGAACTCGCCCGAACCGATTTGTCCGTCGGCGTCCAAGTCGAAGGCGGAATGCGCCGCTACGAAACCGTCGTCGAGGACGGCACCATCTACATCGACGCGCCGGACGGGCATCTCCCCGTCGGTGACCTCGACACGGTTATCGACGCCGTCGGCGGGCACGCGTGGACCATCTCGTATGCCGACTGGGAACGCGAGCGATACGAGAACATGGACACCTCCGACGCCGGACTGACCGTCGACGTGGTGGACATGATGGAGGCGATGACCCACACCGAGGCGTTCGTCGAGGCACTCGAGACACACCCGGCGGACGCACCCGAGGGAACGGACACGCTCTCGCCGCGACTCGGTCTGTTCGTGGGGAAACTGCTGTCGAACCTCGAAAACGGTCTCGACTGACTACTCGAAGTCGGTGAGGGCCGTCTGACCGGACCGCTCGTCGGTCGTCCGTTCCTGCCCACCGTCCGCGAACTCTCCGAGCGAGCGGTTCTCCCGCGGTTCGTCGCGCCCCCAGCCGTCGAGGTCCGTCTGTTCGCCCGCCGGGAACGAGAGGTTCGACACGCGGACGCCGAGTTTCCGCACCTCTGCCTCCCGGAACTCTTCGAGCAAGTCGAGCGTCACCTCCCGCACGAGGGCAGGGTCCGAGACGGGGCCGGGTAGGGAGTCTGCGCGCGTGTTCACGTCGAACGGCGGCGTCACGACTTTGACGCCGATGGTGCGGTAAATCGCGCCCTCGCGCTCGGCCCGCTCTGCCACGTCCGCGGCGAGTGCCCGAACTCGGTCACGCTTGCGCTCGTGGTCGTCGGTCGCCTCGGTGAATGCCGACTCCCGCGAGAGGCTCTTCGGTTGCCCTTTCGGTTCGACCGACCGGTCGTCCTCGCCGCGGGCGTAGTTCCAGATTTCGCGGCCACGCTCGCCGAACCGCGATTCGAGGGTTTCGGGGTCGGCCGCGGCGAGGTCCCCGGCCGTCTCGATGTCCATCTCCCGGAGTTCGCGGGCCGTCACCGGGCCGACGTTGTGGACCTCGGACACGTCGAGCGGCGCGAGGAAACCGCGTACGTCGCCGGGTTCGACGACCACGAGGCCGTCGGGTTTGTCGTGGTCGCTGGCTATCTTGGCCGCACTCATCGTCGGCGCGACGCCGACGCTGACGGGGATGCCCACCTCGGCACGGATGCGGTCTTTGAGCGTCGCGGCGAATGACTCGGGGTCATCCCACCCGACAGTGTCCGTCACGTCCAGATACGCCTCGTCCACGCTCACCTCGCGGACGGTGTCGGCCGTGTCGTGGAGAATCGCCTTCACCTCGGCGGCGACGGACTCGTAGTAGTCCATGTCCACGGGCCGGTAGTGGCCCGCGTCCGTGGTCTCGGAGTCGGCGGCCGTCCCCGTCGCCTCGTCGGTGGCGTCTCCCGTTCCGGCCGCCCGGGGAAGCAAGTCGAGAGCCTCGGAGATAGCCATCGCGCTCTCGACGCCGTACGCTCGGGCTTCGTAACTGGCCGTCGCCACCGCACCGTGTGTCTCGCCGTCTTCGTATCCCATTCCGACGACGAGGGGTTCGCCCCGCAGTGCCGGCTCCCGGAGGCGTTCGCAGGCCGCGTAGAAACAGTCCGCGTCGACGTGACAGACGACCTGTTGGCGGCCGTCGACTGTCACGCCCGGGAGCCGACTGTCCATGTGCGTCGCTACGCGGCCGCCCTACCTCAAAGTTCCTCCGACACGGCCCGTTGTCACCGCGGCGGCGTACCGCCGCCCGAGAGGAAGCGAGTCGGGCCGTCGATTCGGTCGAGGTTGTCGGCGATGGCGTTCCGCACGGCGTCGCTCGCGCCGTCGTGGAACCCGACGGCGACGACGGACTCGAACGGATGGGCCTCCAGTTGGCTCCGGGCCTCGAACAGGCGACCGTACCCGTCCGACCCCCACGCCACGTCGCTCGCGAAGACCATCTCCCGGAACGTTCGCCCGTAGTTGGCGCGGGCCTTCTCCGAGAGCGTGTCTAGCCGCTGGGCGATACTGGACCCGTCGCGGTGGAGCGCGAGCAGGAGGTCCGTCACGGGATAGGACTGGGCCGCCTCGATTTCGGGCGCGTACGCGCCCTGCACGGCGTCGAGAGTCGGCGGCCCGTCGGCACCCGTCGCAACCTCGTAAGCCAGTATCCGGGGGACGGCACCCTCGTAGAGGTGGGCGACGACGGCGGGTTCGAGGCCGCCCCCGAGCGGCGGTTCGGAGCCGACGTGTATCGTCGCGGTGAGGGTACTCATCGCTCGCCGCCCGTGGCGTCGGCGTCGAGCAACACACCGGGGTTCATCACGCCCGCCGGGTCCAGCGAGGACTTTGCGGATTCGAGGACGCGCCGGAACGCCGCGGGCGATTCGTCCGCGTAGTGGTCGCGGTGGAGGCGTCCGACGGCGTGGTGGTGGGTGATGGTACCACCGTACTCCTCGATGACATCCGAGGCCACCTGCTTGATGTCGCGCCACTGCTCCAGTTCGCGGCCCACGTCGGCGGGCGCGAGGAGCGTGTAGTAGGGCGCGGGACCGTCGGGGTAGACGTGCGTGAACCGCGTCGAGAGGAAGCCAGCCCCACATACGTCCTCCATCTCGTCCATCACCTGCGATTGTATTTCGGCGTGGAGGGTCGGGAACTGGTCCCACGTCACCGCCGTCTCGAAGGTGTCCACGATGACGCCCATGCTGACGAGTGCGTCGAACTTGTACGGCCCCTCGAAGAAGGCGGACCGCCAGTCGCCCTCCGTTCCGTCCCGGCCCTCGTCGCCTTCGTCGGAGAGATGCGGGCCCTCTGAACTGGGCGCGTCGTCGACAGTGCCGCCGTGGGTTTCGGTTATCTCGATTGCCCGCGAGAGGGCGTCGTCGACCGGATGGTCGACGGACTCGAACCCCAACACGAGGACGTGACTGCCGTCCATCGCCACCTCGTTGAGCATCGCTTCGTTGCGGTCGAGCAGGCGACAGTTCGCTGGAGAGAGTCGCGCCTGTACGATGTCGCGCGTCGCGGCGACAGCGGCGTCGAACTCCCGGAATTTCACGCTGGCGCGGGCGCGGTACGGCGGCCGTGGCTGGACGCGCATCCACGCCTCCGTGACGACGCCGAGAGCACCCTCAGACCCCAGCACGAGCCGGTTGGGGTCCGGTCCCGCGCCGGAGGCGGGGAGGCGGCGCGTCTCGAAGGAACCCGACGGAGTGACCATCCGAACGCTCTCGACGAAGTCGTCGATGTGCGTGTACCGAGTGGCGAAGTGGCCGCCCGCCCGAGTCACAATCCACCCGCCCAGCGTCGAGAACTCGTAGG
This genomic window contains:
- a CDS encoding multiprotein bridging factor aMBF1; translated protein: MVQCEMCGADTASPNTVKVEGAELDVCDDCADFGTEVRTESSSSSSTKYSTGSSSGSSSGSGSSGSASGGTSSGSGGGRRRDMFDEMDEVAQDYDQRIRTARESRGLSQEELAKELNEKASLIRKLEQGDTLPSDGVQQKLESELGITLTEGGGSADDTEWSGGSSDGEYTLGDVVQRKDS
- a CDS encoding CDP-alcohol phosphatidyltransferase family protein, coding for MTLDRLRPLADKMLAPFVTAAARLGLTPNAVSVVAFLLAVGAGVAFGFAGDAVVYYAVGAFLVFCNGWLDLVDGALARRLEIESDAGDLLDHALDRYADIAIIVGLAAGIGRYPLGLAAVTGVLMTSYLGTQSQAVGLDRVYGGVLGRADRLALTGLAAVLAAAAPGSVYGLTVVGWLLVVFAVVGHLTALQRFRGAFRALS
- a CDS encoding FAD-binding oxidoreductase, which produces MDDELSFWGWGYADRFPDDDERRELKSQVETLLGFPERALMDPPTIDDVTIPESRLTVPESLSGIVSTDTVDRVRHTYGRGYRDIVRGFHGEFDAAPDAVAEPETEGEIEDVLAWATAERVAVVPYGGGTSVVGGVECDPRGDGAAYSGVVSLSVRALDSVLEVDETSRTALIQAGATGPELNDQLAEYDLQLRHYPQSYEFSTLGGWIVTRAGGHFATRYTHIDDFVESVRMVTPSGSFETRRLPASGAGPDPNRLVLGSEGALGVVTEAWMRVQPRPPYRARASVKFREFDAAVAATRDIVQARLSPANCRLLDRNEAMLNEVAMDGSHVLVLGFESVDHPVDDALSRAIEITETHGGTVDDAPSSEGPHLSDEGDEGRDGTEGDWRSAFFEGPYKFDALVSMGVIVDTFETAVTWDQFPTLHAEIQSQVMDEMEDVCGAGFLSTRFTHVYPDGPAPYYTLLAPADVGRELEQWRDIKQVASDVIEEYGGTITHHHAVGRLHRDHYADESPAAFRRVLESAKSSLDPAGVMNPGVLLDADATGGER
- a CDS encoding DNA polymerase Y family protein is translated as MDSRLPGVTVDGRQQVVCHVDADCFYAACERLREPALRGEPLVVGMGYEDGETHGAVATASYEARAYGVESAMAISEALDLLPRAAGTGDATDEATGTAADSETTDAGHYRPVDMDYYESVAAEVKAILHDTADTVREVSVDEAYLDVTDTVGWDDPESFAATLKDRIRAEVGIPVSVGVAPTMSAAKIASDHDKPDGLVVVEPGDVRGFLAPLDVSEVHNVGPVTARELREMDIETAGDLAAADPETLESRFGERGREIWNYARGEDDRSVEPKGQPKSLSRESAFTEATDDHERKRDRVRALAADVAERAEREGAIYRTIGVKVVTPPFDVNTRADSLPGPVSDPALVREVTLDLLEEFREAEVRKLGVRVSNLSFPAGEQTDLDGWGRDEPRENRSLGEFADGGQERTTDERSGQTALTDFE
- a CDS encoding helicase HerA domain-containing protein — translated: MGDETERITVANLSDGPPLGSQPDTAVDLPVVEILTGRGFITGKSGSGKSNSASVVAEKLLDAGFGILIVDIDGEYYGLKEEYEILHVGGDDECDIQVTVEHAEKIASLALEQNVPIILDVSSFLDEDVAGELLTETAKQLFAKEKKLKQPFLMLVEECHEWIPEKGSVGECGKMLIKIGKRGRKHGLGIVGISQRPADVKKDFITQCDWLVWHRLTWNNDTKVVRRILDGTYADAVEDLDDGEAFMMTDWSESVRRVKFQRKQTFDAGATPGLEDVDRPDLKSVSSDLVSELEEISDEKQRTEDRIQELREQLDEKNSRIAELETELQDARDMSRMADQFVDALLDTVDGTNPGKTEQERMRERRQRTRRDDAPAETDDVAVTGGETAPPPNAGNGTAPEDDAASDDEMMAAMATVTAEGDGVGEATVAEAVDPPTEPAIPTEAQREVAEQLRSVVESMQPREQGMLRYYRSEGPAKPLDAHFAGGGKGDRTKAYAHNRTLRTHGFVEHVGRGHYEYRLADLVAEECAETPDDAVLDALVTDIETAFVKE
- the tpiA gene encoding triose-phosphate isomerase, with protein sequence MFVLVNLKAYPCDPVAVAKAAHAVGEATGVRIAIAPQAAHLAAVAETGVETWAQHVSPVDHGSHTGSTLAEAAADAGATGTLLNHSENRLKLADIDGSLAAADRAGLETVVCANNPAQVGAAAALGPDAVAVEPPELIGTGTPVSKADPDVVRDAVDAAAAADESVDVFCGAGISTGADVTAAEELGAGGVLLASGVAKAEDPRAALENLVEPLV